The Nitrospira sp. genome window below encodes:
- a CDS encoding carbon-nitrogen hydrolase family protein — protein sequence MSITKVALLHIETVPGTVERNRYVIVEAIKHAASVGAEWIVTPELAVCGLQFVQLIGTDWIEPQPDPWMQQVCRLVKRLKRTVFLSCPERDGLRLYNTVFVIDATGEIVGKHRKINVASDSLAWSSPGDTAVPIECRGIKVGVLVCADAYTSNIARAMKFEGAQILVSPASWGPGLHGPNGEWEQRTYETGLPLIVCNRTGAEKTLDFWDAPSLVVKDGMRLLTHTSKKSAVLTFNWDFDRMVPRSSCYFIDYMRN from the coding sequence ATGAGTATTACCAAAGTCGCATTGCTGCACATCGAGACGGTTCCTGGAACGGTGGAACGCAACCGATACGTGATTGTTGAGGCCATCAAACATGCAGCGTCGGTGGGAGCCGAGTGGATCGTGACACCGGAGCTGGCAGTTTGTGGGCTGCAATTTGTGCAGCTCATCGGAACCGATTGGATAGAACCGCAGCCTGATCCTTGGATGCAACAGGTGTGCAGGTTGGTGAAGAGGTTGAAACGAACGGTCTTTCTCTCGTGTCCTGAGCGAGATGGCCTCCGGCTCTACAATACGGTGTTTGTCATCGACGCAACCGGTGAGATCGTCGGGAAGCATCGCAAGATCAACGTAGCGAGCGACTCGCTAGCGTGGTCAAGCCCCGGAGACACCGCCGTTCCGATCGAATGTCGCGGGATCAAAGTCGGTGTGCTCGTCTGCGCCGATGCCTATACCAGCAATATCGCTCGAGCCATGAAGTTTGAAGGTGCGCAGATATTGGTATCACCGGCATCGTGGGGGCCTGGCCTCCATGGTCCCAACGGGGAATGGGAGCAACGGACGTATGAAACGGGACTTCCGTTGATCGTCTGTAATCGAACCGGTGCAGAAAAGACGTTGGATTTCTGGGATGCGCCGAGCCTTGTCGTGAAGGATGGGATGCGGCTGCTTACTCATACGTCTAAGAAATCCGCCGTGCTCACGTTCAACTGGGATTTCGATCGAATGGTTCCACGCTCTTCTTGCTACTTCATCGATTACATGAGGAATTGA
- a CDS encoding ABC transporter ATP-binding protein: MPDSTCAITSNNAFDVQSVRFRYKARESQVGCWILDGVSFQVHAGDVLGVVGPNGSGKTSLLKVLARVLTPQEGRVSLFGQDVASMIQQDVACVVGVVPQDTQQLFPFTVAETVLMGRFPHRPRGQWTGGLGWESRQDIAIAEQAMATMDIGHVAHRVVTDLSGGERQRVLIARALAQTPQVLLLDEPTAFLDLQHQVEICSLLRQLKDERGLTVVLVSHDLNLVGQYCDRIMLLDQGRVVRFGCPEDVIEPDVLEAVYRCRVLVDRHPVSGLPRVTLPGRHVSGDH; encoded by the coding sequence ATGCCCGACTCAACCTGTGCGATCACCTCAAACAATGCATTCGATGTGCAGTCCGTTCGATTCCGTTACAAGGCCAGGGAATCGCAAGTCGGCTGCTGGATTCTCGATGGTGTTTCCTTTCAGGTTCACGCCGGTGACGTGTTAGGTGTGGTTGGTCCGAACGGATCGGGCAAAACCTCCTTGCTGAAAGTGTTGGCGAGGGTCCTGACTCCACAGGAGGGTCGTGTCAGCTTGTTCGGTCAAGACGTGGCCTCCATGATTCAACAGGATGTCGCCTGTGTCGTTGGCGTTGTGCCGCAAGATACCCAGCAACTGTTTCCATTCACTGTCGCAGAAACCGTTCTCATGGGCCGTTTTCCCCATCGGCCACGTGGACAATGGACCGGAGGATTGGGATGGGAAAGTCGTCAAGACATCGCCATCGCGGAGCAGGCGATGGCGACGATGGACATCGGGCATGTGGCTCATCGGGTGGTGACGGATCTCTCCGGCGGGGAGCGGCAGCGGGTCTTGATTGCGCGCGCCCTGGCTCAGACTCCACAAGTCTTGCTCCTCGACGAGCCGACGGCGTTTCTTGATCTCCAACATCAGGTCGAAATTTGCTCGCTGTTGCGCCAGTTGAAGGACGAACGAGGCCTGACCGTTGTTCTCGTTTCCCATGATTTGAATCTCGTCGGGCAGTACTGTGATCGTATCATGCTTCTGGACCAGGGACGGGTGGTTCGGTTTGGCTGTCCGGAGGACGTGATCGAGCCAGATGTGTTAGAAGCGGTCTATCGATGCCGAGTGCTTGTCGATCGACATCCAGTGTCCGGATTGCCGCGAGTGACGCTTCCCGGCCGTCACGTATCTGGTGACCATTGA
- a CDS encoding iron ABC transporter permease, giving the protein MTAPAQEPRVSVRPTSFFTIPPDGSCRDGIATGGVLPGAVLTMSRWMTTLGGLAGAAIVVGILALHFGAQPIAFSEIVRLFIGTFAMGSGTDDVTDVTRTILEQVRLPRVLLGFLVGCSLASVGVALQALLRNPLADPYVLGVSSGAALGAAVGVLLGVGTTFLAAAALPACGFAGGLLALVVVYRMATDYERLPIHSLLLAGVILNAIFTALIMFITSIMDPNRAYGMTAWLMGAITAPTYGHLFGLSAYLGIGLFLLLSQMRVLNVLALGEDSARVLGVDTERSKRFIFILSALVTGAVVSVSGMIGFIGMVVPHAVRLVVGADHRVLLPASALVGGTFLMGADTVARTLLSPAEIPVGIITALTGGPFFVYLLLWRKDRLA; this is encoded by the coding sequence ATGACGGCTCCGGCTCAAGAACCGCGTGTATCAGTCCGGCCGACTTCTTTTTTTACGATCCCGCCCGATGGCTCATGTCGAGACGGCATTGCGACGGGTGGTGTATTGCCAGGCGCCGTCCTCACGATGTCACGCTGGATGACGACGCTGGGCGGGCTGGCCGGTGCGGCTATTGTGGTTGGGATCTTGGCACTTCACTTCGGCGCGCAGCCGATTGCGTTCAGCGAGATTGTGCGCCTGTTTATTGGAACATTCGCGATGGGCTCGGGAACTGATGATGTCACGGATGTCACACGAACAATTCTGGAGCAGGTGAGGTTGCCGCGAGTCTTGCTGGGGTTTTTAGTCGGTTGCTCTTTGGCATCGGTCGGAGTGGCCTTACAGGCGCTGTTGCGGAATCCACTAGCAGATCCCTATGTGTTGGGTGTCTCAAGTGGTGCTGCCCTTGGAGCTGCGGTGGGGGTCTTGCTGGGAGTGGGTACGACGTTCCTTGCCGCCGCTGCCTTGCCGGCCTGTGGATTTGCTGGAGGTCTGCTGGCGTTAGTCGTCGTGTATCGAATGGCGACGGACTATGAACGATTGCCGATTCATAGTCTGCTGTTGGCAGGGGTGATTTTAAACGCCATTTTTACGGCCTTGATCATGTTCATCACGTCGATCATGGATCCGAATCGTGCCTATGGAATGACGGCTTGGCTGATGGGAGCGATCACCGCGCCGACCTACGGCCATTTGTTCGGTCTTTCCGCCTATCTTGGCATTGGGCTCTTCCTGCTTCTCAGTCAAATGCGAGTCCTCAATGTCTTGGCGTTAGGCGAAGATTCCGCTCGTGTGCTCGGCGTTGATACGGAACGATCAAAGCGGTTTATTTTTATCTTGTCCGCATTGGTCACAGGCGCAGTGGTGTCCGTCAGCGGGATGATCGGGTTTATCGGGATGGTGGTTCCTCATGCCGTTCGTTTGGTCGTTGGCGCCGACCATCGGGTGCTCTTGCCGGCATCGGCTCTGGTCGGCGGCACTTTCCTTATGGGTGCCGACACGGTCGCTCGCACCCTGCTTTCGCCGGCGGAAATTCCAGTCGGTATCATTACGGCGCTGACTGGTGGACCGTTCTTCGTGTATCTCTTGCTCTGGCGGAAGGATCGTCTGGCATGA
- a CDS encoding cobalamin-binding protein, with the protein MTQRVQSSGSIQALGIFYWNRSTRFLLVSALCLVAALLTPSSSAGGCGEDGCSEMKRRGILTGMPFMAHVSTRSFVDDVGHRIYLAKAPTRVVSLAPSITEMLFSLGLDEQIVGVTEFCDYPPAAQSKPKVGYANPSIEVVLALRPELVFAPKDFLRPDLQNKLEQLKIPLFVLEAQSIEDVPLQIHTLGKLFERTSAANEVTQAMRQRIAEIRRKVEPLSAKRVLYVLNSQPLISVGPGSFIHQMIGLAGGTNIAAQAGVAYPRLSMEAVLAEDPEVLIFPVGDVETVPRSEQKQWLRWESLSAVKRQRFHEVSSNLLNRPGPRIVEGLAQLANAIHPEVFGSGDGTLHP; encoded by the coding sequence ATGACGCAGCGGGTGCAATCCTCAGGGTCTATCCAGGCCTTGGGGATTTTTTATTGGAATCGATCGACGCGCTTTCTGCTCGTGAGTGCGCTGTGTCTTGTGGCTGCGCTGCTGACGCCCAGTTCGTCAGCAGGTGGCTGTGGTGAGGATGGGTGTAGTGAGATGAAGCGGCGAGGAATATTGACCGGCATGCCGTTCATGGCGCATGTATCGACTCGGTCGTTTGTCGATGATGTGGGGCATCGGATCTATCTTGCCAAGGCTCCGACACGGGTCGTCTCGCTCGCACCGAGCATTACGGAAATGCTGTTCTCCCTTGGGTTGGATGAACAGATTGTCGGTGTGACTGAATTCTGCGACTATCCTCCGGCTGCGCAATCCAAACCGAAAGTAGGTTACGCGAACCCTAGTATTGAAGTGGTCCTGGCACTGAGACCGGAATTGGTGTTCGCGCCGAAAGATTTTCTCCGTCCTGACCTTCAGAACAAGCTTGAGCAGCTGAAGATTCCTCTGTTCGTGCTTGAGGCACAATCGATAGAGGATGTTCCACTCCAGATTCATACCCTCGGCAAGCTGTTTGAAAGAACATCTGCGGCCAATGAAGTCACTCAGGCTATGCGGCAACGGATTGCAGAGATTCGCCGAAAGGTCGAACCATTGTCGGCCAAGCGTGTGCTGTATGTCCTGAATAGCCAGCCGTTGATCAGCGTGGGGCCGGGAAGTTTCATTCACCAGATGATCGGGCTTGCCGGTGGGACGAACATCGCGGCTCAGGCCGGCGTGGCCTATCCGAGACTGAGCATGGAGGCGGTGCTCGCTGAAGATCCGGAAGTCTTGATTTTCCCCGTCGGTGACGTGGAGACGGTGCCACGGAGTGAGCAGAAGCAGTGGCTGCGCTGGGAGTCTCTCTCGGCAGTGAAGCGCCAACGCTTTCATGAAGTCTCATCGAATCTCTTGAACCGGCCGGGCCCTCGAATTGTGGAGGGACTTGCGCAACTCGCTAATGCCATTCATCCAGAAGTGTTCGGCTCCGGTGACGGTACGCTTCACCCATGA
- a CDS encoding 50S ribosomal protein L28 — translation MAFMCEICQKKPVSGNNVSHANNKTRRVFNPNIQTVRAVIGRSHKRIRVCTRCLRSGLVKKAV, via the coding sequence GTGGCATTCATGTGTGAGATTTGTCAGAAGAAGCCGGTCTCCGGCAACAACGTCAGCCATGCCAATAATAAGACCAGGCGTGTGTTCAATCCGAACATTCAAACGGTTCGTGCCGTGATCGGACGCAGTCACAAGCGCATCAGGGTGTGCACTCGTTGTTTGCGGTCCGGATTGGTCAAGAAAGCAGTCTGA
- a CDS encoding helix-hairpin-helix domain-containing protein, with product MVKSFLIMMGLLVVAMGVSFWAIADDRPKDSIAAVMDEPLIERPPRSSDSSRQTPKIHEVVSETRGIQQAQHLVDLNQASAEELEALPGIGAVLAQRAIALRTSRGGFRAVEDLREVKGIGAKKFNRIKSLVMVSISGPQGTKQREL from the coding sequence ATGGTGAAATCGTTCCTCATCATGATGGGTCTGCTCGTTGTCGCGATGGGAGTCAGTTTTTGGGCGATCGCGGATGATCGGCCCAAAGATTCCATTGCTGCGGTCATGGATGAGCCGCTGATAGAGAGGCCGCCTCGCTCTTCTGATTCCTCTCGGCAGACTCCGAAGATTCACGAAGTTGTAAGCGAGACGCGAGGGATCCAGCAGGCCCAGCACCTGGTCGATCTCAACCAGGCAAGCGCTGAGGAACTTGAAGCGTTGCCCGGTATCGGAGCAGTATTGGCCCAGCGAGCGATCGCTTTGCGGACATCCAGGGGAGGCTTTCGTGCAGTCGAAGATCTCCGTGAGGTTAAGGGGATCGGAGCAAAGAAATTCAACCGCATTAAGTCCTTGGTGATGGTCTCGATATCCGGACCCCAAGGGACGAAACAGCGTGAACTATGA
- the gcvH gene encoding glycine cleavage system protein GcvH has translation MIPSDLKFHTEHEWVRLEGKRATVGISDFAQDALGDIVFVDLPKVGTAVKVGQQIGEVESTKTTSTIYTPVSGTVIEINNELKDHPEVMNSDPYGKGWITVIDLADRGDVDRLMTAAQYEAFLASQKKG, from the coding sequence ATGATTCCGTCTGATTTGAAATTCCATACTGAGCATGAGTGGGTTCGCCTGGAAGGGAAACGAGCCACTGTGGGCATCAGTGATTTTGCGCAGGATGCCTTAGGCGACATCGTATTTGTGGACCTGCCGAAGGTGGGCACTGCGGTCAAGGTTGGGCAGCAGATCGGAGAGGTTGAATCGACGAAAACGACCTCGACCATTTATACACCGGTGAGTGGAACTGTCATCGAGATCAATAACGAGCTGAAAGACCATCCTGAAGTCATGAATTCAGACCCTTACGGCAAAGGCTGGATTACGGTGATCGATCTCGCCGATCGTGGTGACGTGGATCGATTAATGACGGCCGCGCAGTACGAAGCCTTCCTTGCCAGCCAGAAAAAAGGGTGA
- the ndk gene encoding nucleoside-diphosphate kinase produces the protein MMSERTLAIVKPDAVKKHVIGDIIHRYEQAGLRPVAIKMIHMSKSVAEGFYAVHKARPFFGSLCDFMSSGPAVVLVLQGENAIKKNRELMGATDPAKADAGTIRKAHGANIEFNAVHGSDSPETAQFEIGYFFPGMEIFH, from the coding sequence ATCATGAGCGAACGAACGTTGGCCATTGTTAAACCGGATGCCGTGAAGAAACACGTGATTGGCGATATCATTCATCGATATGAGCAGGCAGGGCTCAGACCTGTCGCCATAAAGATGATCCACATGTCGAAGTCGGTCGCAGAAGGGTTCTATGCCGTCCACAAAGCCAGGCCGTTTTTCGGAAGCCTCTGCGATTTCATGTCCTCAGGTCCGGCAGTGGTCTTGGTACTCCAGGGTGAGAATGCCATCAAGAAAAATAGGGAGTTGATGGGTGCGACGGATCCGGCGAAAGCCGATGCCGGAACTATCCGTAAAGCACATGGCGCCAATATTGAATTCAATGCCGTACATGGCTCCGATTCACCGGAAACCGCCCAGTTCGAGATCGGTTATTTTTTCCCAGGCATGGAAATCTTTCATTGA
- a CDS encoding DUF2314 domain-containing protein, translating to MQRAFLLGAVLMMLTIAPSSVLSASFMDKAKQDSAVEMNDEEPAMQKAMERARTGLDDFLRKAGSPPPETDYYSVKVRVREGDNLEYLWLSNLKAQGELWSGRIDNVPMIRSVRKGQSYSFAKSEIVDWTYIDRTKKKIVGNFTTCALLTKETPDVAQKIQQQYGLDCDR from the coding sequence ATGCAACGTGCTTTTCTACTGGGTGCCGTGCTCATGATGCTGACCATAGCCCCCAGCTCGGTGCTATCGGCGTCGTTCATGGACAAAGCCAAACAGGACAGTGCAGTCGAGATGAACGATGAGGAGCCGGCGATGCAGAAGGCCATGGAACGGGCCCGGACCGGCTTGGACGACTTTCTTCGAAAGGCGGGCTCTCCACCACCGGAGACTGATTATTATTCGGTGAAAGTCAGAGTGCGCGAAGGAGATAATTTAGAGTACTTATGGCTGTCCAACCTCAAAGCACAAGGGGAGCTCTGGTCCGGTCGGATCGATAATGTTCCTATGATTCGATCGGTCAGAAAGGGGCAATCGTATTCCTTTGCCAAGAGTGAAATTGTGGATTGGACCTATATTGATCGGACCAAGAAAAAAATTGTCGGGAATTTCACGACCTGTGCCCTCCTCACGAAGGAGACACCTGACGTCGCGCAGAAGATTCAGCAACAATATGGTCTGGACTGTGATCGATGA
- a CDS encoding cytochrome P450 produces the protein MTDQTPSLRTLSGPPISRWWGPFPELRRDTLGFFVRCQTYGDVVKLPMGLVIKLLLRKRDAATYVLNHPADIKHVLVTNQDNYQKGMVPPVESRIFGLGVLHAGGDLHHRQRRLFLPFFHGNHVTAYTDLITSQAHEMVGDWQDGRMVDIEREMAHLTLSIIWRLLFGLEIGPESDLVRETIAVGQGLIKTQYDSLLASMTPLWVPTRVHRKFNRGLHAMEAMIHRRIEERRTASERHDDLLGLLLAARDTDGRPLTHKEIRDQLVTFLLAGHETTANALTWTWFLLSQCRSARERLTREVREVLGDRLPTTADVPRLRYTKMVWEESLRLYPPAWSLHTRVGRAKDHLPSGAVLPLEHGSSSALGVCTAMGDGSRIPTDSTPNDSATRRNGLTHPIATFPSELEDVAVSGNPLQNWKAC, from the coding sequence ATGACGGATCAGACACCTTCTTTGCGAACACTCTCCGGTCCGCCGATTTCACGCTGGTGGGGGCCGTTTCCCGAGCTTCGCCGTGATACCCTTGGGTTTTTTGTCCGCTGCCAGACCTACGGCGATGTGGTCAAACTTCCGATGGGGCTGGTCATCAAGCTCCTCCTCCGGAAGCGGGATGCAGCCACCTATGTCCTGAACCATCCCGCCGACATCAAACATGTGTTGGTCACGAATCAGGACAACTATCAGAAGGGAATGGTGCCTCCTGTTGAATCCAGAATCTTCGGTCTGGGGGTCCTGCACGCAGGAGGGGACCTGCATCACCGTCAGCGACGGCTGTTTCTGCCGTTCTTTCACGGAAACCATGTCACTGCCTACACCGACCTGATCACAAGTCAGGCTCACGAGATGGTCGGAGACTGGCAAGATGGGAGAATGGTCGATATCGAACGTGAGATGGCGCATCTCACACTGTCGATCATCTGGCGTCTGCTTTTTGGCCTGGAGATTGGGCCGGAATCCGACCTCGTGCGAGAAACTATTGCAGTCGGTCAGGGACTCATCAAGACACAGTATGACTCGTTGTTGGCAAGCATGACTCCTCTGTGGGTACCGACCAGAGTCCACCGGAAGTTCAACCGCGGTCTCCATGCGATGGAGGCCATGATCCACAGAAGGATCGAGGAGAGGCGCACCGCATCTGAGCGGCACGACGACCTGCTCGGGCTGTTGCTCGCCGCGAGAGACACGGATGGGCGCCCGCTGACTCATAAAGAGATCCGTGACCAGCTGGTGACCTTCTTGCTCGCCGGTCATGAGACCACGGCCAATGCACTCACCTGGACCTGGTTTTTACTCTCGCAATGTCGATCGGCCCGAGAGCGACTCACGCGAGAGGTACGCGAGGTGTTAGGCGACCGTCTACCAACCACTGCTGATGTGCCTCGTTTGCGCTATACGAAGATGGTCTGGGAGGAATCGCTTCGGCTATATCCTCCTGCCTGGAGCCTCCATACACGTGTCGGCCGAGCCAAAGACCACCTTCCATCCGGAGCTGTACTGCCCCTGGAGCATGGGTCTTCATCAGCCCTTGGAGTGTGCACCGCAATGGGAGATGGTTCCCGGATCCCAACCGATTCGACCCCGAACGATTCTGCGACGAGGCGAAACGGACTCACCCACCCTATAGCTACATTCCCTTCGGAGCTGGAGGACGTCGCTGTCTCGGGGAATCCTTTGCAGAACTGGAAGGCCTGTTGA
- a CDS encoding transposase, whose translation MARPLRIEYPGALYHVTARGNARQDIFLDPEDRHRFLTVLGLVVPRFHLRLHAYCLMNNHFHLVLETPEANLSKAMRHLNGVYTQAFNRRHGRVGHVLQGRFKAIIVDRESYLLELCRYVVLNPVRAKTTRKADTYPWSSYQATAGLANAPPFLTVDWLLSEFGKQRTAAQRKYRAFVTEGMRQRSPWEQLQGQVLLGSDRFVARMAPRLQDKRGLKEIPRRQRFAARPALHQLFGVRAPLSPARRNVSICQAHLEYGYTLSEIGHVLGLHYSTISRLINSQGR comes from the coding sequence ATGGCTCGTCCACTGCGTATCGAATATCCTGGGGCTCTCTACCATGTCACCGCCCGAGGCAACGCCAGGCAGGACATTTTTCTGGATCCTGAGGACCGTCACCGATTTCTCACGGTGCTCGGACTCGTCGTCCCCCGCTTTCATCTTCGACTGCACGCCTACTGTTTGATGAATAACCACTTTCACCTGGTGCTGGAAACACCCGAGGCGAACCTGTCGAAGGCCATGCGCCATCTCAACGGCGTCTATACGCAAGCCTTTAACCGCCGTCATGGACGGGTCGGCCACGTCTTGCAAGGCCGCTTCAAAGCGATCATCGTCGACCGGGAGAGCTATCTGCTAGAACTCTGCCGCTACGTGGTGCTGAATCCTGTGCGTGCCAAAACGACCCGCAAAGCCGATACCTATCCATGGTCAAGCTATCAAGCCACGGCGGGGCTCGCGAATGCGCCGCCATTCTTGACAGTGGACTGGCTGCTCTCTGAGTTCGGAAAGCAGCGGACGGCCGCCCAGCGAAAGTATCGTGCCTTTGTTACTGAGGGGATGCGCCAGCGCTCACCCTGGGAACAGCTCCAGGGACAGGTCCTACTCGGGAGTGACCGGTTTGTGGCACGCATGGCGCCCAGGCTGCAGGACAAGCGGGGGCTCAAGGAAATTCCTCGACGACAACGGTTTGCAGCCCGACCAGCCTTGCACCAGCTATTTGGTGTTCGCGCTCCTCTCAGCCCTGCTAGGCGCAATGTAAGTATCTGCCAGGCTCACCTTGAATATGGCTATACCTTGTCCGAGATCGGCCATGTCCTGGGGTTGCATTATTCGACGATCAGCCGCCTGATCAATTCTCAGGGAAGATGA
- a CDS encoding DJ-1/PfpI family protein has protein sequence MGETVQDKRLLVAILLYDGMTALDAIGPYEVLQAPTLATDVRFVAREKGVKQTDFGRLRLTADHTLAETPRPDILVVPGTAFPQAVMGDQLVLDWIAQVHRTTKWTSSVCTGALGLAAAGVLNGLKATTHWLAHDALKQFGAIPTKARVVRDGKVFTAAGVSSGIDMALTLVAEEFGADAAQLTQLLIEYDPQPPFDAGSPDTAPAAIVNTAREKFGKLVTMP, from the coding sequence ATGGGCGAAACGGTCCAGGATAAAAGGTTATTGGTGGCGATATTATTGTACGACGGCATGACGGCGCTCGATGCGATCGGTCCTTACGAGGTGCTGCAGGCGCCGACGCTTGCGACGGATGTGCGGTTCGTCGCTCGGGAGAAGGGCGTCAAGCAGACCGACTTCGGCCGACTTCGTCTGACGGCCGATCATACCCTCGCTGAAACTCCAAGGCCGGATATTCTGGTGGTGCCGGGAACGGCATTTCCTCAGGCCGTGATGGGCGATCAGCTCGTGCTGGATTGGATTGCCCAGGTGCATCGGACGACGAAGTGGACCAGCTCGGTCTGCACCGGTGCGTTGGGCCTGGCCGCAGCTGGAGTACTAAACGGGCTGAAAGCTACGACGCATTGGCTCGCCCACGATGCGTTGAAACAATTTGGTGCCATTCCCACCAAAGCGCGTGTCGTTCGCGACGGCAAGGTTTTCACTGCTGCCGGTGTATCCTCCGGGATTGATATGGCCCTGACCCTGGTCGCCGAAGAGTTTGGTGCCGATGCGGCGCAACTGACCCAGCTACTCATCGAGTACGATCCCCAGCCGCCGTTCGATGCGGGAAGTCCGGACACGGCGCCGGCTGCGATTGTGAACACGGCGCGTGAGAAGTTCGGTAAGTTGGTTACGATGCCGTAA
- a CDS encoding sel1 repeat family protein, whose translation MTIRSGARHTPASMQVLSLIIFVILVLSIGQTAAFPPPNSPDLHAVQAQANQGDAEAQNSLGELYAKGMGMPQDYAQARVWYEKAAAQGHPLAQNNLAELYFAGLGVPQDYVRAYMWVTLAAGHMQGEEKKQAEENRDDVAQRMTPAQITEAKRLSEQCRSKKFKGC comes from the coding sequence TTGACGATCCGTTCTGGAGCACGTCATACTCCAGCATCCATGCAGGTCCTCAGTCTTATTATTTTCGTCATTCTTGTTCTTTCCATTGGGCAGACCGCGGCCTTTCCCCCGCCCAACAGTCCCGATCTGCACGCAGTCCAAGCACAGGCTAACCAAGGAGACGCCGAGGCGCAGAACAGCCTCGGAGAGCTGTACGCCAAGGGAATGGGTATGCCGCAGGACTACGCCCAAGCACGCGTGTGGTACGAGAAAGCTGCCGCGCAGGGTCACCCTCTCGCACAAAATAACCTCGCGGAACTGTATTTTGCCGGACTGGGCGTCCCACAAGACTATGTGCGCGCCTATATGTGGGTGACCCTCGCCGCAGGCCATATGCAGGGTGAGGAAAAGAAGCAAGCAGAAGAAAATCGTGACGATGTTGCGCAGCGCATGACCCCCGCGCAGATCACCGAAGCCAAGCGGCTCTCGGAACAGTGTCGGTCAAAGAAGTTTAAGGGTTGCTGA